A genomic region of Fusobacterium sp. DD2 contains the following coding sequences:
- a CDS encoding type I CRISPR-associated protein Cas7: MKNRVYGIIGISSIMANWNADFSGFPKSLSTGEVFGSDKALKYPMKKMWDSNGEKVLYIKTMKVDEDKKKGEISVRPKSLKERYDEIFETNLKEEKDKLQVRRNLFSAIDVKNFGATFAEEKNNIGITGAVQIGQGLNRYEDTYAEEQQILSPFRDGSKDAEGEKDQSTLGTKIFSNEAHYFYPFTINPASYDEYVKMGVTEGYTEEDYKKFKEAALVSATYYNSNSKAGCENEFAIFVKTKPEFYLPNLDQYLKFEKGEEIDTLKLGFDEMLNDCKDNIVSVEIYYNTLNLKVEHNIKGAKEFNIFTRKGV, encoded by the coding sequence ATGAAAAATAGAGTATATGGTATCATTGGTATTAGCTCTATAATGGCTAACTGGAATGCAGATTTTAGTGGATTTCCAAAGAGCCTTTCTACAGGGGAAGTATTTGGTAGTGACAAGGCATTAAAATATCCTATGAAAAAAATGTGGGATTCAAATGGTGAAAAAGTTTTATATATAAAAACTATGAAGGTTGATGAGGATAAGAAAAAAGGTGAAATTTCAGTAAGACCGAAATCACTTAAAGAGAGATATGATGAAATATTTGAAACAAATCTAAAAGAAGAAAAGGACAAACTTCAGGTTAGAAGAAATCTTTTTAGTGCAATAGATGTAAAAAACTTTGGAGCTACATTTGCAGAAGAAAAAAATAATATAGGGATTACCGGAGCAGTTCAGATAGGACAAGGACTAAACAGATACGAGGACACATATGCTGAAGAACAACAGATATTATCTCCATTTAGAGATGGAAGTAAAGATGCCGAAGGAGAAAAAGATCAATCTACTCTTGGAACTAAGATATTTAGTAATGAAGCTCATTATTTCTATCCGTTTACGATAAATCCAGCATCTTATGATGAGTATGTAAAAATGGGAGTAACTGAAGGGTATACAGAAGAGGATTATAAGAAATTTAAAGAGGCAGCTCTTGTTTCGGCAACATACTACAATTCAAATTCAAAAGCAGGATGTGAAAACGAGTTTGCGATATTTGTAAAAACTAAGCCTGAATTCTACCTTCCAAACTTAGATCAATATTTGAAATTTGAAAAGGGAGAGGAAATCGATACTTTAAAACTTGGATTTGATGAAATGTTAAATGACTGTAAAGATAATATTGTATCAGTAGAAATTTACTATAATACTTTAAACCTAAAGGTAGAACATAACATAAAAGGTGCAAAGGAGTTTAATATATTTACAAGAAAAGGAGTATAG
- the htpX gene encoding zinc metalloprotease HtpX gives MNTLKTFFLMAIMTFILMFIGNLIGGQNGTLIALIFAGVMNFVSYWWSDKIVLSMYGAQPVDSNSHLYQIVANLAQRANLPMPKVYIINEQQPNAFATGRNPHHAAVAVTRGLMDIVDDNELAGVIGHELGHVSHRDILISTVAATMAGAISFLANMAKWTAIFGGGRRDDDNRGGNAIGLIAVAIFAPLAAMLVQMAISRTREYKADRFGAMVSGNPEYLANALRKLDMYSKRIPMPNAAPATENMFIVSPLAGSKMANLFSTHPSTEDRIRKLEEMKYER, from the coding sequence GTGGTCAAAATGGAACATTGATAGCCTTAATCTTTGCTGGTGTAATGAACTTTGTTTCTTACTGGTGGAGTGATAAAATTGTACTTTCAATGTATGGAGCACAACCAGTTGATTCTAATAGCCATCTGTATCAGATAGTTGCTAATTTGGCACAGAGAGCAAATCTTCCAATGCCAAAGGTATATATAATTAATGAACAACAACCTAATGCCTTTGCAACAGGAAGAAATCCTCATCATGCAGCAGTTGCTGTAACTAGAGGACTTATGGATATTGTAGATGACAATGAGCTGGCAGGAGTAATAGGACACGAATTAGGGCATGTTTCTCATAGAGATATTCTAATAAGTACTGTTGCTGCTACCATGGCTGGAGCTATCTCTTTTCTTGCAAATATGGCTAAATGGACTGCTATATTTGGTGGAGGAAGACGTGATGATGACAATCGTGGAGGAAATGCTATAGGACTTATTGCTGTTGCAATCTTTGCACCTTTAGCTGCAATGCTCGTTCAAATGGCTATATCTAGAACTAGAGAGTATAAAGCTGATAGATTTGGTGCAATGGTAAGTGGAAATCCTGAGTATCTTGCAAATGCACTTAGAAAATTGGATATGTACAGCAAAAGAATACCTATGCCAAATGCCGCTCCAGCAACTGAAAATATGTTTATTGTAAGCCCACTTGCAGGAAGTAAAATGGCTAATTTATTTAGTACACATCCTTCAACTGAGGATAGAATAAGAAAACTTGAAGAAATGAAATATGAGAGATAA
- the cas3 gene encoding CRISPR-associated helicase Cas3', with translation MTSAESEILLNNKFKLFPIKKFVKNIDKYLAHIEKDRKEKLTEHMILVMKKFIQICNKKKLFPILSKFWNGSESFLNFWIEMLVNTIYMHDIGKINIVFQKEKMNNSISDVDFDMQDSKHSLFSAEIYIQYFMMKLNDLSEQDDENIKRLMLFIYLNGYIISRHHTKLDNYSVQLKNICEEINKEDFLEETKKYCPDLNFRDLDLKFQKDLNALDLSYNYILHPIEGEENELIDSYGKDWESIDLYVYSRLVYGLLVSADFYATYEFMTGNKIENLDVIENVEEFCEKFDTHSIIEGIRKHDSGEKRFDEKNINKYRSEIFVEAEKTIKKNADKNIFYLESPTGSGKTITSINLALTLLKEDKRLSNIFYIFPFNTLVEQTSNSLHEFFDSEKIGVINSITPMDFVMKSRNGSGKYSDVKENIKSEGNYSDIDYEATLMKRQFIHYPLVITTHVHFFRDLFGLERDANFALPHLANSVVIMDEIQSYKSDIWKETIIFLKKYAELLNIKIIIMSATLPNLGKLLDTTYEIPSLIDRAKYFNNPIFKDRVCPDFSLLNKNDKNTEEKEEFFEQLMEKVITEYKSNKKVIIEFILKKSANEFFAKLSENSEIDKADLFLMTGDDNKVERERIINITKEKERTKMILVATQVIEVGVDIDMDVGFNNISLLDSEEQFLGRINRSCKKKQAKAYFFYYDEPKIIYKDEVRVQNKNLLIEDEIQEKLLNKSFDKYYQIILQDLNTESNRFNENNIDTFKNGIVRVLDYRGVMERMELIKDKDTATLYLPSVIEYKGKTYDGFKAWDDFKELFENSKISYAEKKVKMAEIMEVISLFSYNLPKVYLYGISYNDYIGDRIFRVDDYEKYFVNGKFDRNRLKQLKDDSFEFIV, from the coding sequence ATGACAAGTGCGGAGAGTGAGATTTTATTAAATAATAAATTCAAGTTGTTTCCGATAAAAAAATTTGTAAAGAATATTGATAAATATCTTGCTCATATTGAAAAAGATAGAAAAGAAAAACTTACAGAACACATGATTCTTGTGATGAAAAAATTTATCCAAATATGTAATAAAAAAAAACTCTTTCCCATTCTATCAAAATTTTGGAATGGGTCAGAGTCTTTTTTAAATTTCTGGATAGAGATGCTTGTAAATACTATATACATGCATGATATAGGAAAAATTAATATAGTATTTCAAAAAGAAAAAATGAATAATTCTATTTCAGATGTAGATTTTGATATGCAGGATTCAAAACATTCGCTGTTTTCAGCAGAAATATATATTCAATATTTTATGATGAAACTTAATGATTTATCAGAACAAGATGATGAAAATATAAAAAGGTTAATGTTATTTATATATTTGAATGGATATATTATTTCGCGTCATCATACGAAACTAGATAACTATTCTGTTCAACTGAAAAACATATGTGAAGAAATTAATAAGGAAGATTTTTTAGAGGAAACAAAAAAATATTGCCCAGATTTAAATTTTAGGGATTTGGATTTAAAGTTTCAAAAAGATTTGAATGCATTAGATTTAAGTTATAATTATATATTACACCCAATTGAAGGAGAAGAAAATGAATTAATAGATTCCTATGGAAAAGATTGGGAAAGTATTGATTTGTATGTATATTCAAGACTTGTTTATGGTCTTCTTGTATCCGCAGATTTCTATGCTACATATGAATTTATGACTGGAAATAAGATAGAAAATCTTGATGTTATTGAGAATGTAGAAGAATTTTGTGAAAAATTTGATACACATTCTATAATTGAGGGAATTAGGAAACATGATTCAGGAGAAAAGAGATTTGATGAGAAGAATATCAACAAATATAGAAGCGAGATCTTTGTAGAAGCTGAAAAAACAATTAAGAAAAACGCAGATAAAAACATATTTTATCTGGAATCTCCTACTGGTTCAGGAAAAACTATTACTTCCATAAATCTTGCATTAACACTTTTAAAAGAAGATAAGAGATTAAGTAATATATTTTATATTTTTCCATTTAACACTTTAGTTGAGCAGACATCCAACTCTTTACATGAGTTTTTTGATTCTGAAAAGATAGGGGTTATAAATTCAATTACACCTATGGATTTTGTAATGAAAAGCAGAAATGGTAGTGGAAAATATTCTGATGTAAAAGAAAATATAAAATCAGAGGGAAATTATAGTGATATTGATTATGAGGCTACTTTAATGAAACGTCAGTTTATTCATTATCCACTTGTAATAACAACACATGTACATTTTTTTAGAGATCTTTTTGGTCTGGAAAGAGATGCGAATTTTGCACTTCCTCATTTGGCAAACAGTGTAGTAATAATGGATGAAATTCAAAGTTACAAAAGTGACATTTGGAAGGAAACAATAATATTTTTGAAAAAATATGCTGAGCTCTTGAATATAAAAATTATAATAATGTCAGCTACACTTCCAAACTTGGGAAAACTTTTAGATACTACTTATGAGATACCAAGTCTTATAGATAGAGCAAAATATTTTAATAATCCGATTTTTAAAGATAGAGTGTGTCCTGATTTTAGTCTGCTAAATAAGAATGATAAGAATACTGAAGAAAAAGAAGAGTTTTTTGAACAGTTGATGGAAAAAGTAATCACTGAGTATAAGAGTAATAAAAAAGTTATAATCGAATTTATTCTTAAGAAAAGTGCAAATGAATTTTTTGCTAAGTTGTCAGAAAATTCTGAAATAGATAAAGCAGATCTTTTTCTTATGACTGGTGATGATAACAAAGTAGAAAGAGAGAGAATTATAAATATTACTAAAGAAAAAGAGAGAACAAAAATGATTCTTGTTGCAACTCAAGTGATAGAAGTTGGAGTTGATATTGATATGGATGTTGGATTTAATAATATATCTCTGCTTGATTCAGAAGAACAATTTTTAGGTCGTATAAACCGTTCTTGTAAAAAGAAGCAGGCAAAAGCATATTTCTTTTATTATGATGAGCCTAAAATTATCTATAAAGATGAAGTTCGTGTTCAAAACAAAAATCTTTTGATAGAAGATGAAATTCAGGAAAAACTTTTGAATAAATCCTTTGATAAATACTATCAGATTATTTTGCAAGACCTGAATACTGAAAGTAATAGATTTAATGAAAATAATATTGATACATTTAAAAATGGTATTGTCAGAGTTCTTGACTACAGAGGAGTAATGGAGAGAATGGAACTGATAAAGGATAAGGATACTGCTACACTCTATTTGCCAAGTGTAATAGAGTATAAAGGAAAAACATACGATGGTTTCAAAGCGTGGGATGATTTTAAAGAGCTGTTTGAAAACTCTAAAATAAGTTATGCAGAGAAAAAAGTTAAAATGGCAGAAATTATGGAGGTTATCAGTCTGTTTTCTTACAATTTACCTAAGGTATATCTCTATGGAATTAGTTATAATGACTACATAGGGGACAGGATATTTAGAGTAGATGATTATGAAAAATATTTTGTAAATGGTAAATTTGATAGAAATAGATTGAAACAGTTGAAAGACGATAGTTTTGAATTTATAGTATAG
- the cas2 gene encoding CRISPR-associated endonuclease Cas2, with the protein MSRNRYNFNYIFLFYDVNEKRVNKIFKVCKKYLTHYQRSVFRGEITPGNLLKLKNEVRKVINEKEDSVCIVKFINDRYFAEDTLGVLWKEDEDCFI; encoded by the coding sequence ATGAGTAGGAATAGATATAATTTTAACTATATTTTTCTTTTTTATGATGTAAATGAAAAAAGAGTAAATAAGATTTTTAAAGTATGTAAAAAATATTTAACACATTATCAGAGATCTGTTTTTAGAGGAGAAATAACACCAGGTAATCTTCTAAAATTAAAAAATGAGGTAAGGAAAGTTATTAATGAAAAAGAGGACTCTGTATGTATAGTCAAATTTATAAATGATAGGTATTTTGCAGAAGATACACTAGGAGTGCTATGGAAAGAAGATGAAGATTGTTTTATATGA
- the cas5b gene encoding type I-B CRISPR-associated protein Cas5b — protein sequence MEILKFRLNGKTAFFKNPEVNTYLYFSYGNIHKVAILGILGAILGLKGYNQQGSKENYPEFYEKLKDIKIAIVPLNSRGMFDKKIQSFNNSVGYASGEEGGNLIVKEEWLENVDWEIYILIDKNKVVQELKDRLLNRQFKYNIYLGKNDHPANILEVELLQGKEIKDITSEIDSLFIKGEAESYTENSGLRKRRSEIIKFLYDERLPYALHEQSNQYQMKNFIFTNYKQKINGDNFVKINDKLIQLF from the coding sequence ATGGAGATATTAAAATTCAGGTTAAATGGAAAAACAGCTTTCTTCAAGAATCCTGAAGTTAATACTTATCTGTATTTTTCATATGGAAATATCCATAAAGTTGCTATACTTGGCATTCTTGGAGCAATACTTGGACTTAAAGGCTACAATCAGCAAGGAAGTAAGGAGAACTATCCAGAGTTTTATGAAAAACTTAAAGATATAAAAATAGCTATTGTTCCACTTAATAGCAGAGGAATGTTTGATAAGAAAATTCAATCATTTAATAACTCTGTAGGTTATGCCAGTGGAGAAGAGGGTGGAAATCTTATTGTAAAAGAGGAATGGCTTGAGAATGTAGACTGGGAAATTTATATTTTGATTGATAAAAATAAAGTGGTTCAGGAGCTTAAAGATAGATTATTAAATAGACAATTTAAATATAATATCTATCTTGGAAAAAATGATCATCCAGCAAATATCTTGGAAGTTGAACTTTTACAAGGGAAAGAGATCAAAGATATAACTTCTGAAATAGACTCCCTATTCATAAAAGGAGAAGCAGAATCTTATACTGAAAATAGTGGATTGAGAAAAAGAAGAAGTGAAATTATCAAATTTCTATATGATGAAAGGCTGCCTTATGCATTGCATGAGCAGTCAAATCAATATCAAATGAAGAACTTTATTTTTACAAATTACAAACAAAAGATTAATGGAGATAATTTTGTGAAAATAAATGATAAGTTAATACAACTATTTTAA
- a CDS encoding CRISPR-associated endoribonuclease Cas6 — MKINLWQIELKVFLLKDIAYRDVVTKVATFIDSALLNDEKWSTYHLEQKYKGYSFNSLYPIMKNGIYKKGRVYTVQIRTVVEELKDFFMESLKDNITEEMKGLLTHVRPMKTKKSIDKLISVTPLVIKTKKSYWRKEMNVEQFLKKICTSITNQYKELYGGTIDENVPIFTGIKFRNRFPIVTRYKKVKLLGEKVVLEVADNEIAQKLAFLSLGVGAGHMGARGFSFMNPRWK, encoded by the coding sequence TTGAAAATTAATTTATGGCAAATAGAATTAAAAGTATTTCTTCTAAAAGATATTGCCTATAGAGATGTCGTGACAAAAGTGGCAACATTTATAGATAGTGCTCTTTTAAATGATGAAAAATGGAGTACTTATCATTTAGAACAGAAGTATAAAGGTTATTCGTTCAATTCTTTGTACCCTATAATGAAAAATGGAATATATAAAAAAGGAAGAGTTTATACTGTTCAGATTAGAACAGTGGTGGAAGAATTAAAAGACTTTTTTATGGAAAGCTTAAAGGATAATATAACAGAGGAAATGAAAGGTTTACTAACTCATGTTAGACCAATGAAAACTAAAAAGAGTATAGATAAATTAATATCAGTAACACCTTTAGTTATCAAAACTAAAAAATCTTATTGGCGTAAAGAGATGAATGTAGAGCAATTTTTAAAAAAGATATGTACAAGTATTACAAATCAGTATAAAGAGTTATATGGCGGGACAATAGATGAAAATGTTCCTATTTTTACAGGAATAAAGTTTAGAAATAGATTTCCTATTGTAACAAGATATAAAAAGGTAAAACTTCTTGGAGAAAAGGTTGTTTTAGAAGTTGCTGATAATGAGATAGCTCAAAAACTTGCATTTTTAAGTTTAGGAGTTGGAGCTGGACATATGGGTGCAAGAGGATTTTCTTTTATGAATCCTAGGTGGAAGTAA
- a CDS encoding YihY/virulence factor BrkB family protein: METKSVKEFFNEMISQGKISNIINVVKKALENYRRANSKLWVTSLCFYTILSLVPIFAILFSLGSWLGINDYFLRKMIDYSPLNEESVELLVTFAQNFIENTRTGILAGLGFLILGWTLISMFSIIEKAFNDIWKVEKTRMFLRQITDYISFIILFPTLIVISSGTTKLMEVLGYSDGYFGMFINAIPFITLMTFFTALYMMIPNTKVNFIPAFISSIFITMFFYGFQSLFFLLQGMVATYNKIYGSFSVVFIFLFWLRMMWFFLILGAHSCYFLQNRDTHLEKDPETVSFRGKEYAATVVMKELIEKYMNNSAPATVKEISKKYDIPYEIIRYVIDVLIDAQLIAEVVNTGVAEESYVVIKNVDGIKFKTVYNALENYGEPLIIHENEELDNLLSVSVNKDFEFEFKKYIENKNHS, translated from the coding sequence ATGGAGACAAAGTCGGTCAAGGAGTTTTTCAACGAGATGATATCTCAGGGAAAAATTAGTAATATAATTAACGTTGTAAAAAAAGCATTGGAGAATTATAGAAGAGCAAACTCAAAATTATGGGTTACATCCTTATGTTTTTATACAATTTTATCCTTGGTTCCAATTTTTGCAATTCTCTTCAGTTTAGGAAGTTGGTTGGGAATAAATGACTATTTTTTAAGGAAAATGATAGATTATTCTCCACTAAATGAGGAATCTGTTGAGCTTCTGGTAACATTTGCACAAAATTTTATAGAAAATACACGTACAGGTATTTTAGCTGGATTAGGTTTTTTAATATTAGGTTGGACATTGATTTCCATGTTTTCTATTATTGAAAAGGCCTTTAATGATATTTGGAAAGTTGAGAAAACAAGAATGTTTTTGAGACAGATAACTGACTATATATCTTTTATTATTTTGTTTCCAACACTTATTGTTATATCTAGCGGAACTACAAAACTTATGGAAGTATTAGGTTATTCAGATGGATATTTTGGAATGTTTATAAATGCTATACCATTTATTACACTTATGACTTTTTTTACAGCTTTATATATGATGATTCCAAATACTAAAGTGAATTTTATTCCAGCATTTATATCTTCAATATTTATAACAATGTTTTTTTATGGATTCCAATCCCTATTCTTCTTGTTACAGGGGATGGTAGCAACTTACAATAAAATATATGGAAGTTTCTCAGTTGTATTTATATTTCTATTCTGGTTGCGTATGATGTGGTTTTTCTTGATTTTAGGAGCACATTCATGCTACTTTTTACAAAACAGAGATACTCATCTTGAAAAAGACCCAGAAACTGTCTCTTTTAGAGGAAAAGAGTATGCAGCAACTGTTGTCATGAAGGAGTTAATTGAAAAATATATGAACAATTCAGCTCCTGCAACAGTAAAAGAGATAAGTAAAAAATATGATATTCCATATGAAATTATACGATATGTTATTGATGTTTTAATTGATGCACAGCTTATAGCAGAAGTGGTGAATACGGGAGTAGCTGAAGAAAGCTATGTAGTTATAAAAAATGTTGATGGAATAAAATTTAAAACTGTCTATAATGCCTTGGAAAATTATGGAGAACCGTTAATCATTCATGAAAATGAAGAGTTGGATAATCTCCTTTCAGTATCTGTAAATAAAGATTTTGAATTTGAATTTAAAAAATATATAGAAAATAAAAACCACAGCTAA
- a CDS encoding rhodanese-like domain-containing protein, whose product MNNNNTLPYNRIGHEEAKQMMDEHPDYIILDVRTPQEFNLGHIENAINLPNEEIGYEPPEELSDMNKPLLVYCRSGHRSLHAALKLHFLGYKNIYEFGGINTWPYKIVK is encoded by the coding sequence ATGAATAATAACAATACACTACCTTATAATAGAATAGGTCACGAAGAAGCAAAGCAAATGATGGATGAACATCCAGACTATATTATTTTAGATGTAAGAACTCCTCAGGAATTTAATTTAGGCCATATAGAAAATGCAATAAATCTTCCAAATGAAGAGATAGGGTATGAACCACCTGAAGAGCTATCAGATATGAATAAACCACTTCTTGTTTATTGCAGAAGTGGTCATAGAAGTCTTCATGCTGCACTTAAACTTCATTTCCTAGGTTATAAAAATATCTATGAGTTTGGTGGAATAAATACATGGCCATATAAAATAGTAAAATAA
- the cas1b gene encoding type I-B CRISPR-associated endonuclease Cas1b, whose protein sequence is MRRLRTSTRVIMSMGTLERKDNSLCFKGEGKKVYIPVENTKEIYALQEINLNSKLFGLLAKHGIILHIFDYYCNYCGSFYPREKHISGKLTIEQVGCYHKYKEKIAKRIVSGIGKNIYEVLYHYYRHGKQELKEYLDWLALKVDERLEECVTINDIMAVEGEIWSKFYNSFQYFLNPDFIMNKRVKRPPDNPINALISFGNSVLYTKTISQLYQTQLDPSISFLHSPAERRLSLSLDLSEVFKPIIVFKTIFECINNRRLSVEKHFRKKYNYCLLNDDGKQIFLTELFLRMEETFLNPKLNKTMSYLTAIKYDGYKLIKFILEGEEFYPFNIKEKI, encoded by the coding sequence ATGCGTAGATTGAGAACCAGCACTAGAGTAATAATGAGTATGGGAACGTTAGAGAGAAAGGATAATTCTTTATGTTTTAAAGGAGAAGGTAAAAAAGTATATATTCCTGTTGAAAATACTAAAGAAATATATGCACTTCAGGAAATTAATCTAAATAGCAAATTATTTGGATTGCTTGCAAAACATGGGATAATATTGCATATTTTTGATTATTATTGTAACTACTGTGGAAGTTTTTATCCACGTGAGAAGCATATAAGTGGTAAATTAACAATAGAACAAGTAGGTTGTTATCATAAATATAAGGAAAAAATAGCAAAAAGGATTGTCAGTGGAATAGGAAAAAATATATATGAAGTTTTATACCACTATTATAGACATGGAAAGCAAGAGTTGAAAGAGTATCTTGACTGGCTTGCGTTAAAGGTAGATGAGAGACTGGAAGAGTGTGTAACAATAAACGATATTATGGCAGTAGAAGGTGAAATTTGGAGTAAGTTCTACAATTCATTTCAATATTTTCTTAATCCAGATTTTATAATGAATAAGCGTGTTAAAAGGCCACCTGATAATCCGATAAATGCGTTGATATCTTTTGGAAATAGTGTTCTTTACACAAAAACTATCTCTCAATTATACCAAACTCAACTAGATCCGAGTATAAGTTTCTTGCATTCACCAGCAGAAAGAAGACTTTCATTGTCTTTGGATCTTTCAGAGGTATTTAAACCTATAATAGTATTTAAAACAATTTTTGAATGTATAAACAATAGACGTCTAAGTGTGGAAAAACATTTTAGGAAGAAATATAACTACTGTTTACTAAATGATGACGGAAAACAAATATTTTTAACAGAATTGTTTTTACGTATGGAGGAAACCTTCCTGAATCCCAAACTTAATAAAACCATGAGCTACCTCACAGCAATAAAATATGATGGATACAAGCTGATTAAATTTATATTAGAAGGAGAAGAATTCTATCCTTTTAACATCAAGGAGAAGATTTAA
- the cas4 gene encoding CRISPR-associated protein Cas4: MINITGTVVNYYVHCKRQCYLFYNKIEMEDESELVRIGRALHEEKETEEIAIENIKLDKMKGDYLIELKKSDADLDAAKAQLLYYLYILKNKGIVKKGKIEVVEKNKQNHKVIEVLLDEQNENYLKKMLTDIEELLEKNKVPKVEKDKKCKKCAYYPYCYI; this comes from the coding sequence ATGATCAATATAACAGGAACTGTAGTCAATTATTATGTGCATTGTAAAAGGCAATGTTATCTATTTTACAATAAGATAGAGATGGAGGATGAAAGTGAACTTGTTAGAATTGGACGTGCCCTTCATGAAGAAAAAGAAACTGAAGAGATAGCTATTGAAAATATCAAATTGGATAAAATGAAAGGTGACTATCTTATAGAACTAAAAAAATCTGATGCTGATTTAGATGCTGCAAAAGCTCAGCTTCTGTATTATCTTTATATTTTAAAAAATAAGGGTATAGTAAAAAAAGGTAAAATAGAAGTTGTAGAAAAAAATAAGCAGAATCACAAAGTAATTGAAGTTTTACTTGATGAACAAAATGAAAATTATTTAAAAAAAATGCTTACAGATATAGAAGAATTATTAGAAAAGAATAAAGTTCCAAAGGTAGAGAAGGATAAGAAATGTAAAAAATGTGCCTATTATCCATACTGTTATATATAG
- the cobU gene encoding bifunctional adenosylcobinamide kinase/adenosylcobinamide-phosphate guanylyltransferase — MGKIIYFIGGARSGKSSKAEGYIFARNYTKKIYVATGIAFDEEMKARVKKHQEQRGNNWLTIEGYKDLVEKIKPHVEAGGVILLDCLTNMVTNLMIMDKEYDWDKISVEEVEQLEKEITDTTISLIDYLKSIEMDTVVVSNELGMGLVPTYPLGRHFRDICGRINQLVAGYSDEAYLVVSGIMMKLK; from the coding sequence ATGGGAAAAATTATTTATTTTATAGGTGGAGCTAGAAGTGGAAAAAGCTCTAAAGCTGAAGGGTATATTTTTGCAAGAAATTATACTAAAAAAATATATGTTGCAACAGGTATAGCTTTTGATGAAGAGATGAAAGCTAGAGTAAAAAAACACCAAGAACAACGAGGCAATAACTGGTTGACAATTGAAGGATATAAAGACCTTGTAGAAAAAATAAAACCTCATGTTGAAGCAGGTGGGGTAATTCTTTTAGATTGTTTAACAAATATGGTAACAAATTTGATGATAATGGATAAAGAGTATGACTGGGATAAAATTTCAGTTGAAGAGGTTGAACAGTTGGAAAAGGAAATTACTGATACAACTATTTCTCTAATTGACTATCTAAAATCAATAGAGATGGATACAGTCGTAGTATCTAATGAATTAGGAATGGGACTTGTTCCAACATATCCATTAGGAAGACATTTTAGAGATATATGTGGACGTATTAATCAGCTTGTAGCTGGATATTCAGATGAGGCATATTTAGTAGTGTCTGGAATAATGATGAAGTTAAAATAG
- the cas6 gene encoding CRISPR-associated endoribonuclease Cas6 encodes MSINLWQIELKVFLLKDIDHRDVMSKVAVFIDTTLKKSDKWKQYHEEKKYKNYSYNCLYPIMKCGIYPKGRVYTIQIRTVVEELKDFFVENLKDNTTEEMKGLITEVRVLKPDKFIDKLISVTPLIIKSDKPYWREDLTVEQFLDKIRVLLTKKYNEIYDDKIDEEIQVFTGISFRNKCPIATKYKNIRILGEKVELNVARNETAQKLAFLSLGVGAGHMAARGFSFMNPRWI; translated from the coding sequence ATGAGTATAAATTTGTGGCAGATAGAGCTGAAGGTTTTTCTTCTTAAAGATATTGATCATAGAGATGTAATGTCTAAGGTTGCTGTTTTTATTGATACCACTCTTAAAAAGAGTGATAAATGGAAACAGTATCATGAAGAAAAAAAATATAAGAATTATTCTTACAACTGTCTCTATCCAATCATGAAGTGTGGTATATATCCTAAAGGAAGGGTGTATACAATACAGATTAGAACAGTTGTAGAAGAGCTTAAAGATTTCTTTGTAGAAAATCTGAAAGATAACACTACTGAAGAGATGAAAGGTCTTATAACTGAAGTAAGAGTTTTAAAACCTGATAAGTTTATTGATAAACTTATCTCTGTTACACCGCTTATAATTAAAAGTGATAAGCCTTACTGGAGAGAGGACTTAACAGTTGAACAATTTTTAGACAAGATAAGAGTACTACTTACCAAAAAATATAATGAAATTTACGATGACAAAATTGATGAGGAGATTCAAGTTTTTACTGGAATCAGTTTTAGAAACAAGTGTCCAATAGCAACTAAGTATAAAAATATACGTATTCTCGGGGAAAAGGTAGAACTAAATGTTGCTAGAAACGAGACTGCACAAAAACTTGCATTTTTAAGTTTAGGTGTTGGTGCAGGTCACATGGCAGCTAGAGGATTTTCTTTTATGAATCCTAGATGGATATAA